GGGCAATTTTAAAACTTTTCATTCCAACTAAATCCTATTCCTATAGGTGAATACACTAGGTCACTGATTTTTATAATTCTAGTTATTCAGCTGAGTGCACTTTGTTACTAACAATATGCCAAATGGCCAAAATTAAAAAAACATCATTTTTGTATGATATTTAAGTCTTCATTAACAGAGCTAAAATATCAGACTCGACTTATTTTATCGAAATTTGCTTGAGATGCTAGCAATGTTTTGATTGTTTTATGGAACTTAACATTGAAACGCAATAAAAGTTGATAAAACTGTGATGAAAATGGAATAAATCAAATGAAAGATTAAGAGAAAATGACATAAATTCAGTGATTATTTCTTTTGAGTATTCATTGCTACATAGAATGTGCTGAGTCATTCAAAATAATATTGGGGATTTTTTTGAGAAAAATATCACGTGCAATATCACCTTGCTGCTCAATATTATAATCCCAGTAAGATTTATTCGCCTCAAGCGTATAGGCATATGGGTTATAGCGTTTGAAACTCAAAAAATAAGCACTTTGTAATAGGGCGCCTTTCAATAGAACATTGATGTTTTTTTGGTATTGTAAAATATGTGCCATTTCATGAATAAACAATGCCTGATAGCTCAAAGATTCTTTTGAGTAATCCGCCTTAAAGTGAAAGGCACGAGCATGAATGAATCCGCTGGGTGCCATAATCACATCTCTCGCTTGCCAAGGTAGGTAAGGATGATTCATAACATAGACATCCGAATAGCGAATCAAATCTCCAAAAACCTGTCTGCACAGTTGTACTTCACCTGATGTTAAAGATCGCCCTTTAAATTTTGAAAAACGAATCAGACGAAGTAATACGTAAAGCAGAAAACTTGGCATAGCAGACATTTAAAACCGTATTGGTTGAGTGTTGTGTTCTATGTGATTTACAAGTTTCGTATGGAACTAAAATCCATTAAACCTGTTTTACAGATTGTTGCTTTTGACCTCTATAGATAAGGTTTTTCCCTTAAAGCTAAAAAGTCACTACTCACCTAGTTTAAAGTCATTATTTGTCAATTTAAAAGACTATTCTTGCAAATGCCAAGATCTGATTAGTCGCATAGCTTTGCTATATAAAGTGCAATTTCAAAATAAAAATTGCGTCACACCCTAACTGAAACATGAAAGGTGATGCTATGCGATTCATACTGAATCTAAGAGATCAATTTCTGCAATTTAAAAAAATACGTCCTTTTAAAACAGAAGTTCAGTCGCCTGTAATTCCAATAAGGCATATGAAGTTCGATTTTAAAGCCGATCAAATCGATCATCGTTTTTACTTAAATGCAGAACTGGCAACGGCTTATTTTGCATCGTTATCTATTTTTTTGACCTATGGTGAAGATTTGGTCATCGATACCGCGCGTTATCATCGGAATCTTGTGGATGATCCAAAACTCAAACAATGGATTACCTCGTTGATTGGGCAGGAAGCATTACATTCAAAATTGCATGAAGAGCTTAATAATGCATTTTTGCAGGCAGATTTGCCCGTCGCGATGTTTAGGCATTGGGCGGAGCTGGTATTTAATTATGGATTCAACCGTTTGCCGCAAGCGATGAAACTATCATTAATGGCAGGTATTGAGCATTTTACTGCGGTTTTGGCTGAATACATGATGAACCATGAGTAAATTTTCTTTGAGACATCAGATGAAAAGCAGCGTGCAATATGGATGTGGCATATGCTTGAAGAATCTGAACACAAAGATATTGCATATGATGTATTTCAGTATTTATCTAATAATTACTGGCTTCGAATTGCGGGATTTTTTCCTGCACTAATCACGATTTTAGTGTTGATATCAGCGGCGGCAACGCTTGTGCCATTTTATCGAAATCCGAAAAATTTAATCCGTTTAGATTATTGGCAAGACATACCGAGAAGCTTCAAGCTGATCTTTGGTTTAAAAGATGGGGTATATGGCAGTACATGGAAGCATATATTAGATTACTTGCGATCAAGTTTTCATCCTAATGACCATGATACTTCCGAATGGCTACAATATTATAAACAGAGATTATTAGATCGTGATCAAGGTGTGTTGGCGCCTTATCTTATAAAAGAGTTTACTCCGTCAATTCGAGCCTAAATTAGGAAATAAAAAAACCGCCCGAAGGGGCGGTTTTTTGTGGTCTCTCGACGCGGTTCGAATTAACGAACGATATCGCGTTGAGTTTCGCCAGTGTAAAGCTGACGAGGACGACCGATTTTGTAAGGTGCGCTGTGCATTTCTAACCAGTGGCTGATCCAACCAACTGTACGTGCAAGAGCGAAGATTACAGTAAACATTTCTGTTGGGATACCAATCGCTTTAAGGATGATACCTGAGTAGAAGTCTACGTTAGGGTATAGGTTACGTTTAATGAAGTATTCGTCAGAAAGCGCGATACGTTCAAGTTCCATAGCCAAAGCAAGTTGTGGATCGTTGATACCAAGTGCAGTTAACACTTCGTCACAAGTTTCTTTCATTACTTTCGCACGTGGATCGAAGTTTTTGTAAACTCGGTGACCGAAGCCCATAAGTTTAACTTCTTTAGTTTTCACTTTTTCCATGAACGGAGCAACGTTTTCTACAGTGCCGATTTCATCAAGCATCTTAAGAACAGCTTCGTTCGCGCCACCGTGAGCAGGTCCCCAAAGCGCTGCAATACCAGCCGCGATACATGCGTATGGGTTTGCACCAGTAGAACCAGCAAGACGCACTGTAGAAGTAGACGCGTTTTGTTCGTGGTCAGCATGAAGCGTAAAGATACGGTCCATTGCTTTTGCAAGAATAGGATCAACTTTGTAATCACGGTCTGCAGGAGTTGCAAACATCATGTACAAGAAGTTTTCTGCGTAGCTTAAATCGTTACGTGGGTAAACGAATGGTTGACCAACAGTGTACTTGTAAGTCCAAGCAGCAAGTGTAGGTACTTTTGCAATTAAGCGAATTGCAGTGATTTCACGGTGGTCAATGTTTTCAACATCGAAACCGTTGTGATAGAACGCAGAAAGCGCACCAACAACACCACACATGATCGCCATAGGATGGGCGTCACGACGGAAACCATTGAAGAAACGGCTAACTTGGTCGTGAACCATAGTATGGTTACGTACTTTAGCGTCAAATTCTTCTTTTTGTTCAGCTGTTGGAAGCTCACCATTAAGAAGCAAGTAGCAAGTTTCTAGATAGTCAGCTTTAGTTGCCAATTGGTCAATTGGGTAACCACGGTGTAAAAGAACACCTTTACCACCATCGATGAATGTAATTTTTGATTCGCAAGCAGCGGTAGACACAAAACCAGGATCAAAAGTAAAGTGACCTGCGGCCAATACATCTTTAACGTCGATTACATCTGGGCCCAATGTGCCGCTGTAAATTGGTAATTCAATTTCTTTGCCATCAAGCTGTAAAACGGCTTTCTTGCCAGTTGCTTCAGACATTCAATAGATCTCCTGTCCTGGTGAATGTTTATCCGATTTGCCTATCAGTTTTTTCATGTACAAAACGGACGGATCAAATTTCGATATAGATTAGTGAGTACTGAAATTTTGTCAATTATACTTATGGATAAAAATGTCACCCTCTTTATTTAGCTGGTGTTGATTCTTATGCATAACGCACACGGGACATAAGCAGCACTTGGCGCAATATCATAAGTGATATTATTCTCTTGTGGAGAAATAATTTTAAAATATCGCGTTCAAAAATAACGAAAACTTGGTGAAAAAGCTATCAACGTGCCGCGTGGACACTTGTGTGTAAATATTAAAAAAAGTGTAAAAATTCTTTATATATTGGGGTTTATTTTCTAATGACGGTTTTTCTCTGTCAAAAAAGTCAATTTTAAATGTAAAAAATATGTGTGATTTAATTGATTAAAAAATAGCTCATTTGGAATTTAATTGATTATTTTTTGTTTAATAAAGTGTGAAATTTATCACATTTTTGAGCTTTATTTATACAACTAAAGCCCATTTTGAAAAATTACTCACAATATAAGTTATTCATTCACTTGGTGATCTTTGTTTGATTGTATAAAAACAAAAATGTTATACATTTATTTTCTAAATAAAGGGTGGTTTTCTTATTTATATAAGTAGATAGGTAAATTTATAAACATTTAAATAATTTTTTATAGTGCTTTAGTCTATGTATGGTTAAAGAAGTCTATTTGATTTTTTTGAGTTGAGTGGTAGTGTTTGTAATGTAAAACCAAGCATATAAATATGAATAAGATGTCAGGGCAGGGAAGAAGAAGTAAATAAGTTATTGTTAATGATTCTTATTTAAGTGTTTTTTCTGAAAAAAGCTGTTTTGCATTGTTTGTATTTTGATAGTTCGCGTTTTATAATTCACTGTCGTTTTATGTTTAGGCATTGATTTGTCTAATAATGCCAGCTTTCCTTCGAATTAATTCCAACAAACTCCGGATGGAGTTTTTACTTACAGGATGCCCGCTGTGAAAAGCAACAGACCTGTCAATTTGTCCATGGGTCAAGTTTTAGATGTAAACTTAAAATCCCCTGTGGCTATTGCATCAATTTTACACCGTCTTTCAGGTGTGATCGTATTTTTACTCGTACCGGTACTTCTATGGATTTTAGACAAGTCATTGTCTTCTCCTGAAGGTTTTGCACAAGTTCAAGAAATCATGAATGGTTTCATTGTTCGCTTCATCGTATGGGTATTTGTAGCTGGTTTAATCTACCACTTCATCGCTGGTGTTAAGCATTTACTTGCTGATGTTGGTGTTGCAGAAGAACTGCAAAGTGGTCGTACTGCAGCTACTATCGCATTAATCTTGTCTGCAATCGGTATCGTTGCGTCATTTGTATGGATCGTACTCTAATGAAAAGTGCTACTGGTTTAACGGGTTCAGGTTCTCGCGATTGGTTTCTTCAACGTGTGAGTGCAGTTGTATTGGCTGTATATACTGTTGTTGTTTTTGGTTGGATCCTTTGTAATGGTGGTTTCAACTTCGAACAGTGGTATGGCTTTATGATGACAACTCCAATGAAGATTATGTCTTTATTGGCAGTTTTCTCTCTTGTTGCACATGCATGGATTGGTATGTGGCAAGTATTCACTGACTATGTGACTACTCGTCAAATGGGTCCATCAGCATCAGGTTTACGCATTGTATTGACTTCGGCAGTGATTATCGCTGTATTAGCATACGCAATCTGGGCAATCCAGATTTTCTGGGCTTGATAGGAAGAGATCATGGGCGCAATTAACCCTAAAGAAGATTACACAAATATTCCACACGAAACTTTCGATGCTGTCATCGTTGGTGGTGGTGGTTCAGGTATGCGTGCATCTTACCAACTTGCTCAAGCTGGTTTAAAAGTTGCTGTACTAACTAAAGTATTCCCGACACGTTCACACACTGTTGCTGCACAGGGTGGTATTGGTGCATCTCTTGGTAACATGCAAGAAGATAACTGGCACTACCACTTCTATGACACAGTTAAAGGTTCTGACTGGTTAGGTGACCAAGACGCGATCGAGTTCATGACTCGCGAAGCGCCACAAGTCGTTTACGAACTTGAACACCTAGGTATGCCATTCGACCGTAACGCGGACGGTACAATTTACCAACGTCCATTCGGTGGTCACTCTGCGAACTACGGTGAAAAAGCTGTTCCTCGTGCATGTGCTGCTGCCGACCGTACAGGTCACGCACTTCTTCATACGCTTTATCAAAGCAACGTGAAAATGGGTACGCAATTCTTCGTGGAATGGATCGCACTTGATCTCATTCGTAACGAAGCAGGCGATGTACTTGGTGTAACAGCAATTGACCAAGAAACTGGTAAAATTGCAGTATTCCAAGCAAAAGCAACATTATTCGCTACTGGTGGTGCTGGTCGTGTTTACCGTGCATCTACTAACGCTTATATCAACACTGGTGACGGTCTTGGTATGGCTGCTCGTGCAGGTATTCCATTGCAAGATATGGAATTCTGGCAATTCCACCCTACAGGTGTTGCGGGCGCAGGCGTATTGTTAACTGAAGGTTGTCGTGGTGAAGGTGCGATCCTTCGTAACAAAGACGGCGAACCGTTCATGGAACGTTATGCACCAACTTTAAAAGACTTGGCACCACGTGACTTCGTATCACGTTCTATGGACCAAGAAATTAAAGAAGGTCGCGGTTGTGGTCCTAAAGGTGATTATATCCTTCTTGATATGACTCACTTGGGTGCTGATACCATCATGAAACGTCTTCCATCTGTATTCGAGATTGGTAAGAAGTTCGCGAACGTTGACATCACTAAAGAACCAATTCCTGTAGTACCTACAATCCATTACCAAATGGGTGGTATTCCTACAAATATTCATGGTCAAGTGGTTGTTCCTGAGTCTCCAGCGACTGAAGCGCTTGTAACAAATTACGACAAGAATACTGATACATATTCTACTAACCAAGAAGGTCGTAACTTCACTAAACCAGTGAAAGGTTTCTACGCAATTGGTGAATGTTCATGTGTATCTGTACATGGTGCGAACCGTTTAGGTACAAACTCACTGCTTGATTTGGTTGTATTTGGTAAAGCTGCGGGTGAACACATCATCGATTACGTGACTAAACACCACGGTGATGAATATGCTCCACTTCCTACAACTGTACTTGAGAAAACTGTTGCTCGTATTCGTAAATTAGACGAATCAACTACAGGTGAAAATGCTCAAGAAGTTGCTGATGCAATTCGTGACATCGTTCAAGACCACGCAGGTGTATTCCGTACATCTGAATTACTTGAAGAAGGTGTTAAACAAATTCTTGCGCTTGAACCACGTGTTCGCAACATTCATTTGAAAGACAAATCTAAAGTATTCAACACTGCACGTATTGAAGCTCTAGAAGTTGAAAACTTGTATGAAGTTGCTAAAGCGACCCTAATTTCAGCTGCAGCTCGTAAAGAGTGTCGTGGTGCGCATACAGTGGTTGATTTCGAATTACCACCTGATCATGCAGAATACCCATACGGTCGTCGTGATGATGAGTGGATGAAGCACACATTATGGTTCTCTGCGGACAACCGTCTTGAGTACAAACCAGTTCGTTACCGTCCATTGTCGGTTGACGCAATTCCACCTAAACCACGTACATTCTA
This window of the Acinetobacter sp. NCu2D-2 genome carries:
- the sdhC gene encoding succinate dehydrogenase, cytochrome b556 subunit, which encodes MPAVKSNRPVNLSMGQVLDVNLKSPVAIASILHRLSGVIVFLLVPVLLWILDKSLSSPEGFAQVQEIMNGFIVRFIVWVFVAGLIYHFIAGVKHLLADVGVAEELQSGRTAATIALILSAIGIVASFVWIVL
- a CDS encoding FAD-binding protein, translating into MGAINPKEDYTNIPHETFDAVIVGGGGSGMRASYQLAQAGLKVAVLTKVFPTRSHTVAAQGGIGASLGNMQEDNWHYHFYDTVKGSDWLGDQDAIEFMTREAPQVVYELEHLGMPFDRNADGTIYQRPFGGHSANYGEKAVPRACAAADRTGHALLHTLYQSNVKMGTQFFVEWIALDLIRNEAGDVLGVTAIDQETGKIAVFQAKATLFATGGAGRVYRASTNAYINTGDGLGMAARAGIPLQDMEFWQFHPTGVAGAGVLLTEGCRGEGAILRNKDGEPFMERYAPTLKDLAPRDFVSRSMDQEIKEGRGCGPKGDYILLDMTHLGADTIMKRLPSVFEIGKKFANVDITKEPIPVVPTIHYQMGGIPTNIHGQVVVPESPATEALVTNYDKNTDTYSTNQEGRNFTKPVKGFYAIGECSCVSVHGANRLGTNSLLDLVVFGKAAGEHIIDYVTKHHGDEYAPLPTTVLEKTVARIRKLDESTTGENAQEVADAIRDIVQDHAGVFRTSELLEEGVKQILALEPRVRNIHLKDKSKVFNTARIEALEVENLYEVAKATLISAAARKECRGAHTVVDFELPPDHAEYPYGRRDDEWMKHTLWFSADNRLEYKPVRYRPLSVDAIPPKPRTF
- the gltA gene encoding citrate synthase, encoding MSEATGKKAVLQLDGKEIELPIYSGTLGPDVIDVKDVLAAGHFTFDPGFVSTAACESKITFIDGGKGVLLHRGYPIDQLATKADYLETCYLLLNGELPTAEQKEEFDAKVRNHTMVHDQVSRFFNGFRRDAHPMAIMCGVVGALSAFYHNGFDVENIDHREITAIRLIAKVPTLAAWTYKYTVGQPFVYPRNDLSYAENFLYMMFATPADRDYKVDPILAKAMDRIFTLHADHEQNASTSTVRLAGSTGANPYACIAAGIAALWGPAHGGANEAVLKMLDEIGTVENVAPFMEKVKTKEVKLMGFGHRVYKNFDPRAKVMKETCDEVLTALGINDPQLALAMELERIALSDEYFIKRNLYPNVDFYSGIILKAIGIPTEMFTVIFALARTVGWISHWLEMHSAPYKIGRPRQLYTGETQRDIVR
- the sdhD gene encoding succinate dehydrogenase, hydrophobic membrane anchor protein, with amino-acid sequence MKSATGLTGSGSRDWFLQRVSAVVLAVYTVVVFGWILCNGGFNFEQWYGFMMTTPMKIMSLLAVFSLVAHAWIGMWQVFTDYVTTRQMGPSASGLRIVLTSAVIIAVLAYAIWAIQIFWA